The window ACAGAGAGAGTTTATAGGCggtctggggtgggaggatgcAGAGAGCTGATTCAAAGAGAATTCTTCACAGCCTTCTGCGcagtaagtctctggctgcagggaaaagcagctgtgtttccTGGAGGGATCTATTAAGGGTGGCACATACCACAGCTTATGGGATCTGTAAGTACAACTCTCCCAGTTCGTCTATTGTAGAGGAGCAGGATGTGCTGCAGAACAGGGACATTCCACTGCACCATCAGAGGGAAGATAAAGAACATgatggctgccttctcccagggatggctgcaggggtgtgaagccaggggtgcagccaggggtgcccagggctgtccttcagagcagggtccctgcagcccggggggctgtgtgctggggcagggactctgccacctgccagggtcagcactcagcctgcccagggactccccacagggctgtggggaggagctgtgggtggaaggagcaaCCCTTGGTGGGGCAGGGTAGGGCAGAGTCCTTCTGCTGCCGAGAAGGTGCTGCGTGGGTCAGGGATGCTCACAGCTCCCAATCACCCCCAGAATATTTCAGGCAGGATGTTTCAAGGGAAGATCAAGGCAGGAATTATAAAGataaggagctttcctgagtCTGTCTTCTCAGTTTCCTATTCCAGAGGGgtagggagggaggagggaaaaggagaagtgGAAAAGGAGCACTCAAGTTTTAACAAGTCCCTGACACTCCTGAACTGCAACTTTGAATGATCAGTAGGTCTGCCAAGAGCTTCCTAAAATGCCTTCAGCCACTCCTCCGCCCATGGAGAACACCAGAATCACCTCTTGCTGGACCTCCCAGTGTTGTTATGATCTGCCCTCTTCCAGCTGCAAAAAGGAGCCTGTGCCTGGCCAGTGTcctgcaaacaggcaggtttcTGTAGGGCCAGGGGGAGTGCACACAGATTGGGATGTGATCTGCAAGTGCTGACAGGGAAAAGAAGTGGCACAGGGAAACACCTCCCAGGAGGAAAATCTCCAGCCAGCAAGAATATGATCAGGGaatgagaggaaacaaaacccagaaacattGTGGGAGAGAGAATACAGAAAACTCCGTATAATCCCCTCCAGTGCAGACCACTTCCTCTGAGCAAGCCCCCTtggcttctctccctcccagcaaagcctctgccctcagagctggggggtccAAGGCATGAAccatctcctcagcagccagagctccagcagagccgtgggtgcagctctccagccacgtgCCCATTTCCCACTGCAGAGCTCAGGGACTGAGAACATCTGCCTGGCAATGTtggtgtctgggaggaggtctgaacagctgagtaagggtaactttcctgagtgcccagctgcctctctgcttgcctctctcagccagaccctcactgtattttcccatgtttctccagttgtctgtgttgtttcTATGGTTATTTCAttcttgctgtcaggctctctgggaatgggagtttcagctgcagagtcacacactgaccttgtgggtcctcctatgcaggtgtgtccatggaaatgaggtgtcccagctttcacctgtggggctgtgggcaatgcagtctGAGGGGCTGGGGAATGAACTGATTTTCTCTGGATTAGATGTAATCATTAGGACATTGGCTTCATGTCTTTGGGGTggctttccaagctgtgagctgtccTTAAGCATGGAAATCTTTCACATAGCATCTTTCTGTTATCTGAAAGCCCACAAAGAGAGGTGCGGAGAtgctatgactgaggaaatgctgttgggttgatGAAATGAGCCGTGTGTTTCCTTGGCTAGAAACAGGGtgctgagaccttgagaaagggtgaGACATTTAGtggtctgcagtgggtccctctcctttcagtagtgTCTGGTGGCTTTTCAGGGTAACATGGGGAGCCTCCATCTCAGACAGGTGTAATCTCAGGGCAGCTGGGAACAAGACAGAGGGACAGACCAgctcccctccttctgctctaAGATGCAGACAATCCTCTTGCTTTGCAGCACTCACTCTGTTCTCCCTGAGTGCCGCAGAAATGCTGAGGGTTTCTGATGTCCAAGAACACTTCCCGGGTGACATGGGGTAACTGTAAAAAACCCTGCCTTTGCCCTCCCCATTCCTTAGTACTGGGAGGTCAGATGCTGAACAAGACCACCTGCGTTAGGAGCAGTTTCATCTGACAAAGTTGAACAGCAGGACTGGCCCCTGCCCCCACGGTTCCCATgaacccactgctgcagagcaggactgtCTCCTCGGCATCCTGTGGGCAGAGGCCCTTCTCCTCACTGCACACTCAGCCAGCATCAACCAGGGCTCCAGCCAGGGAGACGAGGAAGgtctcctggaaaaagaaaagggggggtgTGTAGCAGGAGGAATATCTATGGGAATTAGCTTGGATTCTTCTCTGAGAAGTCTCCCCTACCTTattgtgttttcctccttggACAGGTCCCTATGCCCAGATGAAGCAGATGTCCAACGgcagctccatcacccagttcctcctcctggcatttgcagacacgcgggagctgcagctcttgcacttctggctcttcctgggcatctacctggctgccctcttgggcaatggcctcatcatcaccgccgtagcctgtgaccaccgcctccacacacccatgtacttcttcctcctctacctctccctccttgacctgggatccatctccaccactgtccccaaagccatggccaattccctctgggacaccagggtcatctcctacccaggatgtgctgcacagctctttctgtttgtctttttgatgtcagcagagtattttcttctcactgtcatggcctatgaccgctatgttgccatctgcaaacccctgcactacggcaccctcctgggcagcagagcttgtgtccacatggcagcagctgcctggggcactggtttcctcactgctgtgctgcacactgccaatacgtTTTCAGTActactctgcaagggcaatgctgtggagcagttcttctgtgaaatcccccggatcctcaagctctcctgctcagagtCCTTCCTCAGGGAAGCTGGGCTTcttattttaagttcttttttagcttttgtatgttttgttttcattgtgctgtcctatgttcagatcttcagggctgtgctgaggatcccctcggagcagggacggcacaaagccttttccatgtgcctccctcacctggctgtggtctccctgGTTATCAGCACTGGAGTGTTTTCCTACCTGAAGcctccatccacctcctccccatccctggatctggtgctggcagttctgtactcagtagtgcctccagcagtgaaccccctcatctacagcatgaggaaccaggagctcaaggatgccctgaggaaACTGGCAACTGAATGGTTTTCAGCAGCCATAGACTGCCTACGTTCCTGTGCAAGTGACTCCCAGTGTATGTCATGACAGGCCAAGTCTGCCTTTCcttctttacttgtttttccctttttccacttttgatgatgttttcttcaaataaatataaattttatccCCTTAAATATCCACCCTCCTTGTGTGACACTGAGCCTTTGTAGAAATGGGAAAGCATgttatttaagcaaaatacatGGACCTGTAGCAACTTCTTTGTCTAAGATCCATCCTCTGCTTAGCAGGaatgaatgggaaataaaaacaccTTTCTGGCTGCACGGGCTTGGGGCAGGCTGCTTTGTCCCTGGGGGATTAGGAGCTCTTGAGGACCGCAAGGACTAGGGCTCTTGTGCTAGCCTGGGGAGATGGGATGGCACAAAGAGGCTGCAGACCTCTCAGGATATCCTGGAGAGGAGAACAGGGGGCACAGGGTGCCATtgacctccttttccttctgcccacCCATCTCTGGGCTGACTCCTTCTGCCCTACAGAGGTGCTGGGGCtctggggtgagtgcccagagctctgcagcaccctgtggcaAGTAGTGCTGTGGGGCCAGACCAGACTGgtctgggatggagagagggcaagggagggggaggtcttggagggagctgggctgagctggaagcTTCCGGGGAGGGAAAAACATCTGTGTAAAGCTTGTACTGCGTGACCGTGCAGGGTGAGGCCTCGCATCAGGGGGTTTGTGGTGCAGAGACAGGGCTCCTGGATGGGGGCTGAGACATGcaggtgcaggagagaggaggcctgtctgtgcccttggtgTCATGGACGGACCAGGAAGGTGGCCCAGGGCCTTTGTCACCCCCCAGCCTCCCTCACCAGCCATTTCTAGCACTGGCTGTTCACCCGGTTTATGCTAAGTCTGGCTGTGAGGCTATCTCCATCCTCTGGCTGGGCTCAGTGCCTGCAATGGGGAAAAtggccagctctgcccagcttCTTCTGAAGAGTGAGTGGGGCCCCGAGCAGCAGTGACTGGCCATGTGCACACCTGGGAGAGAGACTCAGGGCATGTCTGTCAGAAACAAGGTAATggctgatggctttagcaaatccttacaaccacacctgagcccagaaatggaaagcagttgATCCGTgtgagtggaggaggaggaggaggtttgtcctgggaagatggcaggaagcaaTTCCCCTCTTGTGCACGTCAAGGATAATGGAGATATTTCCGTCTTGTGTGCATGCCTCTACCTGGCAGATAGGGAATGCCTGCTGCTaggggtggctgtgctcagtcatgcctcATGAGCTGACCttgctctcttccccttcttcacTCCCCAGACTTGGATGGACCACAAGAAACATCCATGATCCTGGAAAAGGCAGAACCCTCTTGCAGTGCCATAACTGCAGGGGAGGCGGGAAGTCTGGATTTGTGAGACACATGGCAGTGCAGGGAGAGAGCGGTGTGTGCATAGCAGCGAGTGTggtaaaggcagggagaggacctGAAGTAGTGATTTTGAgacagcagaaggaggaggacgtgCATTTCAGTGCTGGGATACAGAGCCAAGTACAGGAGCAAAGCAAGTCAGGGACTGGGGTGTTTTGGGTGTGAGAGGAGCATTAGCAGGGTATTGGAAGAATTCAGACAGGTTGTGGGGACCTCCCAGGCATTGTCAAATCCTCAGgtaaccacagctttgtgtttgatgGGACAGCCAGTGAGGACAAATTAGCATGTAAAAGTCACTTATTCGCTGGCTTAGGAGGCAGACAAGGATGCTTAGCAGAGAATTACCAAGGtaatttattctctcattttagcTGTGCATATAGTGGTGCCCCAGCCTAATGCATGGAGGACCCCaatacagaggaaagcagggtcTGCATCTGTTCCAATACAGTTGTAGAGACCAATCCAATTATTCATGTTAAGGGATGACCCCATCATTTATTAGTGCTCGCGTAATCGGTGTGTGCTTGTCCCACACGGGATCAGTACACGCTTGACCTGTGCAGGTGATGCAGAGGTATGGTCAGTGGTGTGTTAATCGTCATTGTTCTAAACTGATGGCCGGTGCAGGTGGGGGATGTTTATCCTGGATTCTGGTCGATTGTAGTTCATGCCTGGTTCATGGCTACATGCCTGGTTTTTTGAAAGGTAAATCTTCCATGCTTTTATTGTCGTTATGGGGTGTTCTCAGTCATGAAGAGCTGGCTTAGGTTGGGTCTTCAGGTCACATTGACCCTGAGGTAAAAGCTCATAGTGTCAGATAGTGTTCATTCTCCTAAGCAAGTTGTACTGCAGCTAGCGTCTTGCCTTTCACAGGCATCAGTAAAGCTTGGGAGATCGCAAGGTCAGGGTGAGGTGGGGAAACAGGGGGAGGCAGCTAAAGTCTGCAGGGAAActggcacaggcataggacagtgtaggactGTCTGTGGTGCAAACAGGGCCCCTGTgcgctgcccccctcctccctgccaacaGAACTGAAGTCCTTGTCATCTCCACGgtgctgctgtctcttccactgaagcCCTTGCGAGGACACCAGTTCCTTACAGCCCTAGGCCCTTGTTCCCTCCTCACTGACCCCCaaaagagcctgggaggtgtcttACCACTGTCCTTCACTCGGCATCACACCCCCCCACATCAAACTGCTCCCGggaagagctgtaagcatcccATGAAGGAAAGAGTCCCCCTTCCCAGGGGGTTGGGGCTCAGGGCTGGGCCATCCTGCTTGCTGAAACACatttagggctttcacagccacctccacaattGATCTGCCACCTGTAACCAGTGTCTCTGACTTCCTGTTTCGCCAGCCCCCAGGTGAAACctccttgtctggtcattccctccacggtctcttcagtggtgttcctcagtggagcccactaacaccctcagaaacttgcaagtttgatgctgacttttacttcttgagaggcttgttcaatctttcaggatctgcagttcaggaacttggcaccagagggctcattaacatgaaaactccctaacgagccaaggctctgtgcataattttcctttaggtcttcaattcttatgtggttaattagatttcaggagtgtagtcaaagtggaaagatttcaatactaaacaataagaaagaattcttttttttcccccacttttctttatttttctgctcatgcaccATGTGATATCGGAAAtcctcaattcatattgatcctcctAATGGAGTTTGAATGTATACAAAAATCAAGACCCTTTACGTCTTAACAatctatggtcattcttcatccctacccccagccccacctttcctctcaaccacctggcacttacagcagccttgttcaaatctgagctttcttcactgaagtctgcagctgcatgtttcagcccgtgggcaccaactccctcctgcttggagaacGAGCTGTACACAGACAAGCAGTGATGTAATACACTCAAcggctgtatattaagtccacgttacctcctctgaagtccacttcccacagcgGATAGCCTTAGATGaacaaaaaccacatttttgtgtAAGCTGagatcccaggaccccccaaaacactccctgccctggactctatctgtccatatccgctctttgcacacagcaagtcacacattgaagtcacgagctcccctgattcacagagggggaaaaaagagacaaagtgaatgaaatgctctcttttgaatAGGCAAACGGGCACTAAGCCCAATGTATCTGGGACACAGGAGCgtcttcaagcagactctgctatacctagacccactcatttttcAGTCCCTGCAGGGTAAAGTACCTGTGACTCCAttgtcagcaaaggcagaaatgagagtGATCCCTTCTAATGTTGGACACCTCGGGTGCTGTtgcccaggcttccttttctaccCGTATTAGGTAGTCATCCATTACGATCCAAAAACCCCCATGGCACTACGTCTAGCTGAGGCTTGACTATCTCCATTGTGGAcatcccacagcctttctgggtgcatgttcccagtgcctgacagaccttatagtgcagatgcctttctcttaagcctagtcagaatttcccatggcccaactttttcccatggcttctcatctttccactgtgcacacctgggaagagtctgactcaTTCTCCTCTGCACTATCCCATAAGCTAGCTGTAGACAATGACAGTATCTCCCCTAGGCcagccttgaatttctgacaTCCTTCTCTTTGGCCCAATGATATCGACCGGTCTTCAGCAGACTCCCCATTTCCAGCAGTTGGAGGGTGTTGGACTTGAGGGCTTAAACCTGTGTCTATAACCGCCGTGCTGATCCCCACCAGGTCCCACTCCAGCTTCAGGAGATAACTAGGGATGTGAAGTCAAGGGTCACCCACCCCATTCCAGGGGTATTCATTCCAGTGAGACAGACTCTGTCCTTGTTacagatgcacaactaaccaaatccaacaggtgttaaaactcagatttattcttcaccaaaagttagttagaagtctggtaacattttataaaaccacaggctcaatgatgtaaagagaattagtactacacggccgacttaagaatccccacgatttaaagtgatggctcaaaatgcgcgtatcactcacctaaaagctgagggctctctcccttgaggagttacctcgggttgtgccccgacccgagggggagtccccgactgctgacccgctgctccgaggaggactgccaacatgtcctccggcgggaccccgtttatacccctgtcgaatctgacttgtggtcatttaattctattggctaggagggtcacctctgtgtacctggtgcatctcgattggccagttcaaatttcaacctgcagcctccagggtttccttccccttctcccttcctggagaagttttgtttcctgctggcaagATGGGGTTGGGgcgggaatgtactgccacaaatCCCAACAGATTTGGCTTACAGGCATGTCTTCAAGTAGATTCTGCACCAGCTAGACCCATGTGACTCGACTGGCAAAGCCACCCGCAGCAGGGGGAATCCCCATCTCCCAGGCTGAGACATGCGGTCAAGATGCAAACATCTGCAGTGCCTGCTTGTTACTGGCTTCCAGGCAGTGTGTCACCCATTTTTCATGACCCTCTGACCCTGACTATCAATCCCAGTTCCTGCCCATCTCTatatctatccatccatccatctgcccatccatccatccatacgcccatccctccctccctctaaATCTCCTGGACACAATAATAAAGACACCCACTGATCTCCCCTCATCCAGAAATCTAGCCCTTTCACCCTAGAAAGCAATGACGTTGGTCTACCATGATCCACCCTGTGTAAATCCATGCTGGCCATGCCCAGTtgccttcctcttcattttcccAGAAATATCATCCAGGAGGACATGCTCAGGGACACACTGCTCTCCAATATGAGGTTAAACAGCCTGTTGTTCCCCTGGTAATCCTCTGGCCTGTGTTGGAAGAGAGCTGTCAACTTTTTTGGAAGCCATCAGGGACTTGTCCTGATCTCCATGATCTGTCAAAAGTGATGCAGAGTGAGCCTCGCTGCAAAActggcttcctccctccccagccttggatgtttcccctctgctcccaggggCTGCTCAAGGCTGAGGTTGCTCAGGTAACCTCTGACTTGATCCCCACTTACTGCTGGTTGTTTTCCTCCAGGGTCCTGCCGCCAGTCACAAAGGCCTGGCAGAAGTCACAGCCAAAGAAGTCATTAAGTTCCTCAGCCTTACCTGCTCCTAGACTTAGGAAGTTCGGCAGCAGGCCCACATGATCCCTGTCTATTCTTTTACTGTTAATGAACTAGTATCAGCTCACCTTGCTGCCTCTATCTTGCCCTGCATCTCTCAAGACAATGGGACCTTTTGGCTTTGGCATCATCCCTACATCCTTGGACAAGGTTTCTACATTGTCTCTGCAGAtttccctgcttccacctcctgcctgctggtTTTTTACCCTGGAGCTGAGTCAGTTCACACAAGCAGCCTCCGGAGATGGTTGCTTCTCTTCAAGGGTATTTGGGGAGATCCTTCTTGTGCTTGAAGGAGGCTGTCCTGTATGGCCTATCAGATTTCCCATGCTCCttcacccttcagagctgcttcccatggcaccacttGTCTCAGTCTCCTGAGTGTGTCCAagtcttctcctctggag is drawn from Harpia harpyja isolate bHarHar1 unplaced genomic scaffold, bHarHar1 primary haplotype scaffold_120, whole genome shotgun sequence and contains these coding sequences:
- the LOC128138237 gene encoding olfactory receptor 14J1-like, with the protein product MSNGSSITQFLLLAFADTRELQLLHFWLFLGIYLAALLGNGLIITAVACDHRLHTPMYFFLLYLSLLDLGSISTTVPKAMANSLWDTRVISYPGCAAQLFLFVFLMSAEYFLLTVMAYDRYVAICKPLHYGTLLGSRACVHMAAAAWGTGFLTAVLHTANTFSVLLCKGNAVEQFFCEIPRILKLSCSESFLREAGLLILSSFLAFVCFVFIVLSYVQIFRAVLRIPSEQGRHKAFSMCLPHLAVVSLVISTGVFSYLKPPSTSSPSLDLVLAVLYSVVPPAVNPLIYSMRNQELKDALRKLATEWFSAAIDCLRSCASDSQCMS